A window of the Labrus mixtus chromosome 8, fLabMix1.1, whole genome shotgun sequence genome harbors these coding sequences:
- the LOC132978981 gene encoding AP-2 complex subunit mu-A-like encodes MIGGLFIYNHKGEVLISRVYRDDIGRNAVDAFRVNVIHARQQVRSPVTNIARTSFFHVKRSNIWLAAVTKQNVNAAMVFEFLYKMCDVMTAYFGKISEENIKNNFVLIYELLDEILDFGYPQNSETGALKTFITQQGIKGQHQTKEEQSQITSQVTGQIGWRREGIKYRRNELFLDVLESVNLLMSPQGQVLSAHVSGRVVMKSYLSGMPECKFGMNDKIVIDKQGKGGASDDAGKSDLGGGSGKQSIAIDDCTFHQCVRLSKFDSERSISFIPPDGEYELMRYRTTKDIILPFRVIPLVREVGRTKLEVKVVIKSNFKPSLLAQKIEVRIPTPLNTSGVQVICMKGKAKYKASENAIVWKIKRMAGMKESQISAEIELLPTNDKKKWARPPISMNFEVPFAPSGLKVRYLKVFESKLNYSDHDVIKWVRYIGRSGIYETRC; translated from the exons GCGTAATGCGGTAGACGCATTTCGTGTGAACGTGATCCATGCCCGGCAGCAGGTTCGATCCCCGGTGACAAACATCGCCCGTACAAGCTTTTTTCACGTCAAGCGCTCCAACATCTGGTTGGCGGCGGTCACCAAGCAGAATGTCAATGCTGCCATGGTGTTCGAGTTCCTCTACAAGATGTGTGACGTCATGACAGCCTACTTTGGCAAGATCAGCGAGGAGAACATCAAGAACAACTTTGTGCTCATCTACGAGCTCTTGGATG agATCCTGGACTTTGGTTACCCCCAGAACTCAGAGACCGGAGCTCTGAAGACTTTCATCACCCAGCAGGGCATTAAGGGacag CACCAG ACAAAAGAGGAGCAGTCTCAGATCACCAGCCAGGTGACGGGGCAGATCGGCTGGCGCCGAGAGGGCATCAAGTATCGACGCAATGAGCTTTTCCTGGACGTACTGGAGAGTGTGAACCTGCTCATGTCGCCTCAAG gcCAGGTCCTGAGCGCTCACGTGTCGGGCCGAGTAGTGATGAAGAGCTACCTGAGCGGGATGCCTGAGTGCAAGTTTGGCATGAACGACAAGATTGTCATCGACAAGCAGGGCAAGGGAGGAGCGTCTGATGATGCAGGGAAGAG TGATTTAGGGGGAGGAAG TGGGAAGCAGTCTATAGCCATCGATGACTGCACCTTCCACCAGTGTGTGCGCCTCAGTAAGTTCGACTCGGAGCGTAGCATCAGCTTCATCCCCCCTGATGGAGAGTATGAGCTCATGAG GTATCGCACCACTAAAGACATCATCCTGCCGTTCCGGGTCATCCCTCTGGTCAGGGAAGTTGGTCGCACTAAACTGGAGGTTAAGGTGGTTATCAAGTCCAACTTCAAACCCTCACTGCTGGCCCAGAAGATCGAG GTGCGTATCCCAACACCTCTTAACACCAGTGGTGTGCAGGTGATCTGTATGAAGGGAAAAGCAAAGTACAAGGCCAGTGAGAACGCCATTGTGTGGAA GATCAAGCGCATGGCAGGAATGAAGGAGTCACAGATCAGCGCTGAGATTGAGCTGCTGCCGACCAACGATAAGAAGAAATGGGCCAGGCCTCCCATCTCTATGAACTTTGAG GTTCCTTTTGCTCCCTCTGGGCTGAAAGTGCGCTACTTGAAGGTGTTTGAGTCCAAGCTCAACTACAGTGACCATGATGTCATCAAATGGGTTCGCTACATTGGCCGATCCGGCATCTACGAGACCCGCTGCTAA
- the pcyt1aa gene encoding choline-phosphate cytidylyltransferase A has product MEAQSSSGLLMSRKRRRDGSNGETEEGERLGKVPRCTVGLKHPAPFADELEPADGKPYERVSMEEAKRGTPSNRPVRVYADGIFDVFHSGHARALMQAKCLFPNTHLIVGVCSDDLTHKYKGFTVMNEDERYDAIRHCRYVDEVVRNAPWTLSPEFLARHRIDFVAHDDIPYISAGSDDVYKHIKEAGMFAPTQRTEGISTSDIITRIVRDYDVYVRRNLQRGYTAKELNVSFINEKKYHLQERVDKVKRKVRDVEEKSKEFVQKVEEKSIDLIQKWEEKSREFIGNFLQMFGPEGALKHMLKEGKGRMLQAISPRQSPNSSPTREERSPSPTFRLPFFTKTSPPPSPPSHHSGARGYLISDDDDDEEDEN; this is encoded by the exons ATGGAGGCTCAAAGCTCTAGCGGACTGCTGATGtccagaaagaggagaagagatggCTCCAACGGGGAGactgaggagggagagaggcttGGTAAAGTCCCCAGATGTACTGTG GGATTGAAGCACCCCGCACCTTTTGCAGATGAGCTAGAGCCAGCTGATGGTAAACCCTATGAGAGAGTCAGCATGGAGGAGGCCAAGAGGGGAACACCAT CTAACAGACCAGTGCGGGTGTATGCAGATGGAATTTTCGATGTTTTCCACTCAGGTCATGCCAGAGCACTCATGCAGGCCAAATGCTTGTTCCCAAATACACACCTAATTGTTGGAG TGTGCAGTGATGACCTGACCCACAAATACAAGGGCTTCACAGTGATGAACGAGGACGAGCGCTACGATGCTATCAGACACTGCCGCTATGTAGATGAAGTAGTGCGAAACGCTCCCTGGACGTTATCGCCAGAGTTCCTCGCAAGACATCGC ATTGACTTTGTGGCCCATGATGACATCCCATACATCTCAGCGGGCAGTGACGACGTGTACAAACACATCAAGGAAGCTG GTATGTTCGCTCCCACCCAGCGGACAGAGGGCATCTCcacctctgacatcatcacGCGCATAGTCCGTGACTACGATGTGTACGTCAGACGTAACCTGCAGAGAGGATACACAGCCAAGGAGCTCAACGTCAGCTTCATAAAT gagaaGAAATACCACCTGCAGGAGCGTGTAGACAAGGTGAAGAGGAAGGTCCGTGATGTGGAGGAGAAGAGCAAAGAGTTCGTccagaaggtggaggagaagagcaTCGACCTCATCCAGAAATGGGAGGAGAAATCCAGGGAGTTTATCGGCAACTTCCTGCAGATGTTTGGCCCTGAGGGAGCTCTG AAGCACATGCTGAAAGAAGGAAAAGGCCGCATGCTGCAGGCCATCAGTCCCAGGCAGAGCCCCAACAGCAGCCCCACCCGAGAGGAGCGCTCCCCTTCTCCCACCTTCCGTCTCCCCTTCTTCACCAAGACCTCTCCACCTCCCTCGCCTCCGTCCCACCACAGCGGAGCCCGTGGATACCTCATCAGcgatgacgatgatgacgaaGAGGACGAAAACTAA